Genomic DNA from bacterium:
TACCGCGCGGCCCTGGAGCGGTTCGGCCGGCCTGTCCCGGCGGAACTGCCGATGCGCCGCGAACTGTTCGTCGCGGAGACCTCGGCCCGGGCGATCGACCTGGCGCGTCCCTACATCGAGAAGAAATACGACGCGTACGTGGCCTGGGGACAGCACAGGGCCCTGCCGGCCGGCGACGACATGACGCAGGCCTTCGAGGGCCTCGCGCAGGACCGATTCATCCTGGGCGACCCCGCGCGATGCGCGGACGAGATCACCCGGTGCGCCGAGCTCACCGGGGCGACGACGATGATCTTCCGCGTCAATTTCCCCGGCATGCCGCCCGACGTGGTCACCGGCGCGATGCGGCTCCTCGCAGAGCAGGTGCGGCCGCGTCTCGCGGGTAAAGCGTCGTGAACTCTACCGGCGCCCGATGGGGCGCCGACGGGGAGGGATGGGCATGGTGCGTGCCAAGAGCCGCGTAGGGATCGCGATCGCCGCGATGGTCGCCATGGGCGCGCTCGGCGTCACCGCGGGCGCGCTGCACGGTGCCGAGATCCTCAAACTCGGCGCGCCGCTCGCCGCAACCGGCGCGGACGCCCGGGAAGGCGCCCTGGCCAAACAGGGGTACGACCTCTGGGCGGAGACCGTGAACGCCCGCGGCGGGATCAAAGCCGGCGGACAGACATATAAAGTCCAGATCGTGTATTACGACGACCAGAGCAAGCCGCAGACCTCGGCCGAACTTACCGACCGGCTCATCACCCAGGACCACGTCGCGCTGCTGCTCGGGCCCTACGGCAGCCCGGCCACGTTTGCCGACGCCGGCATCGCCGACAAGTACAAGGTGCCCATGGTCGACTCGAACGGCGCCGCGGTGAAAATCTTCGAGCAGGGCTACAAGTACGTCTTCGGGGTCACCAGTCCGGCCGCCGATTACGCGGCGGCCATGCTCAAGGCCGCGACCTCGTTGTCGCCCAGGCCGACGACCGTGGCGATCGTCTCCGCCGACGATCTGTTCTCACTCGAGGTCGCGAACGGAGCGAAGGATTGGGCCGACCACAACGGGCTCCGCGTCGTCTACTTCCAGAAGTATCCGGTCGGCGCGAACGACCTGAGCGCGGCGCTCACCGCCGTCAAGGCCGCCGGCGCAGACGTTCTCATCGGGTCCGGACATTTGCAAGAATCCCTCCTCACGATGCGGCAGGCGCAGAGTCTGGAAGTGAACGCGAAGTTCTTCGGATTCACGGTGGGCCCGACGACGCCGGACTTCGTCAAGGCGCTCGGGCCGGCGGCCGAGTACGTCTTCGCCTCGTCCCAGTGGACGCCCGATGTCAAGTACACCGGGCCGCTCTTCGGAAGCACCCGCCAGTACGCCCAGGTGTTCATGAAGCGCTACGGCTTCGAGCCAGACTACCATGCCGCGAACGGGTCGGCGGGCGGCCTCGCCCTGCAACTGGCGATCCAAAACGCCGGCGGCATCGACCGGCAGAAGGTGAGGGACGCCCTCGCCGCGCTCGACGTCACGACGTTCTACGGCCGGATCAAGTTCAATGAGAAGGGCCTGAACGTCTACAAGCCGATGGTCACCGTCCAGATCCAGCACGGCAAAGTGGTGACGGTCTGGCCCGGAAACGTCGCGGCCGCCAAGACGATGTACCCGACGCCGGTGTGGACGGCGCGCAAGTAGCCGCAAGAAATCCTGAGGCCGCGGTGCGGGGGGCCGTTCCGGTCCGCGAAGCCGGGGCTGCGCTGCCTCCCCCTTCGTGGGACTCTCGCCGGTGAGCCCGGCAGCCCAGATCGCGTTACAAAACGCGGTCAACGGCCTGCTGATCGGCGGCACCTACGCCACCGTCGGCCTCGGCATGTCCCTGGTGTGGGGCGTGCTCAACGTCATCAACATTGCGCACGGCGCGTTTGTGATGCTGGGCGCGTACACGACCTACTGGCTGTTTACGCTCTACGGCATCGACCCGTTTGCGGCACTGCCGCTTGCGGGTGCGGCCCTGTTCGTCCTCGGTTACGGGCTACAGCGCGTGGTGGTCAACCAGGTCATCCGCGCGTCGTTCTTGATCACGTTTCTGCTGACGTTCGGCTTTGAGCTGCTGATCACGAACATCGCCCTCGCGGCGTGGACGGCCGACGTGCGGGCCATCACGACGGCCTACTCCGGCCGGAGCCTGCACCTCGGGCCCGTGATCGTCCCGGCCATCCGCCTCATGACGCTCGGCGCGGCGCTGCTCGTCGCCGTGCTCCTGCACCTCCTCATGAGCCGGACGCGCCTCGGGAGCGCGATCCGGGCCACGGCGTCGGATCAGGAAGCGGCGCGCCTGATGGGGATTCCGATCGGCCACGTCTACGCGATCACGTTCGCGATCGCACTCGCGACGGCCGGGATCGCCGGGGGGCTGGCCGGCATGAGCTTTCCCATCTACCCGGCGATGGGCGCCAACTACACCTTCATCGGCTTCGTGGTCTGCGTGCTCGGCGGCCTCGGCAGCGTCGCCGGCGCCTTGGTGGGCGGGCTGATCTTCGGCCTGCTGACGACGTACGCCGCGGGCTGGCTCGGCCCCAACTACGACTACATCGTGGCGTTCAGCGCGTTGATCCTCGTCCTGCTCGTGCGTCCCGCCGGGCTGCTTGGACGCGCGGCGCGGTTTCGCGGATGACGGGGCAGGTCCCGCGCGAGACGGGGCAGGAGGACGCGAAGCGGCCGGAGGTCCCGCGCGAGACGGGGCAGGAGGACGCGGAGCGGCCGGAGGTCCCGCGCGAGACGGGGCGCGACTTGCGCGGCCTCGCCGTCCCGGCGGCCGTCCTGGTCGTGGCACTTGCGCTGCCCGGCGTCCTCAACACCTACTACGTCCGGATCCTCACCGGCATCTTCTTGTTCGGCATCCTCGCCTCAGCGTGGAACCTCATCGGCGGCTACACCGGCTACCCCGACTTCGGCGGCGCGGCGTTCCTCGGCATCGGCGCCTACACGACCGGCATCGTCATGGTGCGGGCCCACCTGCCGTTCGCGGCGGCGCTGCCCGCCGGTTGCGTGGTGGCCGCGGCCGCGGCGACTGGTATGGGCGCCCTGCTGCTCCGGCTGCGCGGCCACTACTTTGCCATCGCGACGCTCGGCTTCATGTTTGTCCTGCGGCAGCTCACCGCGAACCTCGAGATCACCGGCGGGGGATCGGGGATGAACCTGCCGGCGGCGAGCGACTTCAAGATCTTCTACTACTGGATGCTCGCCGCGCTCGTGCTGTCGGTCTCCGCCGGGTTCGCGCTGCCGCGCACGCGGGCCGGCTATGCGATCGCGGCGATCCGCGAGAATCAGGACGCCGCCCAGGTCCTCGGCATCGAACCTCTGCCCTACAAAATCCTGGCGTACGCGGCGAACGCGTTCCTGTTCGCCGCCGCCGGAGGCATCTACGCGTATTGGCTCACGTTCATCGAGCCGCTCAGCGTCTTCAACATCGACTTCACGGTCCAGGCGGTGGTCATGGCCCTCTTCGGCGGGCCCGGAACGGTCTTCGGGCCCGTCGCCGGCGCGATTATTCTCAAGACGCTCGACGTCGCCCTGACCAACGTCTCGCTGTTTCTCCACAACGTCTTCTTCGGCGCGCTTGTCTGCGTGCTGGTCATCTTCGCTCCGCGGGGGCTGGCCGAACTCTTCCGGGCCTCCTCGGGCGAGGGCGGGCCGGCGGGGCTGCGCGCGTCGATTCGCGACGCGCTGCAGGAGAACCGGGTCTAGTGCCGCTCCTCACGGCGATGGGGGTGACGAAGTTCTTCGGCCGCCTGGCGGCCGTCCACCGGGTCGACCTCGCGATCGAACCCGGCGAGATCGTCGGGCTCATCGGTCCGAACGGCGCCGGGAAGAGTACGCTCGTGAACGTCATTACGGGCATGGAGGCGCCGACCGCCGGCCGCGTCGAGTTCGCCGGGTCGGACATCACGGGCCGGCGCCCCGCGGCGATCGCGCGGCTCGGCATCGCCCGGACGTTCCAGATCGCGCAGCCGTTCCGCAACATGTCGGTCCGCCAGAACGTCGCGGTGCCGCTGCTGTTCCGCGCGGCGCCCGCCGCCGGCGTCGCCGACGCGCTCCGCCGGGCGGACGAGGTGCTGGAGGCCGTCGGGCTCGCCGCGAAGCGCGACCTTCCGGCGCGCGTGTTGACGACCCCCGACCTCCGCCGGCTCGAGCTCGCCAAGGCGATCGCGCTGCGTCCGCGCCTCATGCTCCTCGATGAGGTGATGGCCGGGCTCACGCACGCAGAGACCGACGCGGACATGGCGCTGCTCCGCCGCATCAACGCGCAGGGGATCACGCTGCTCGTGATCGAGCACGTGCTGCGCGTCGTGATGGGGCTGTGCCGGCGCGTCGTCGTGCTTCACCACGGCTCGAAGATCGCGGAGGGATCCCCGCAGCAGGTGACGTCCGATCCCGCCGTCATCGACGCGTATCTGGGACCGCGCCACGCGTTGCGCGGCGGGCCGGGGTCGCGATGACCCCGTCTTCGCGGGGCGGTGCGGCCCCGTCTTCGCGGCGACAGTCCCACGAAGGGGGAGGCGGTGCGGCCCCGGCTCCACTCCTCCACGTCGAGCGCCTCGATGCCGGCTACGGCGGCGTCCAGGTCCTCTGGGACGTCACGCTCGAGGTGCGGCGGGGGGAAGTGGTCGCGCTCGTCGGCAGCAACGGCGCCGGCAAGTCGACGCTGCTGCGCGCCGTCTCCGGCCTGCTGCGGCCGTGGCGCGGCAACGTACGCTGGGACGGGCGAGACATCGCCGGACTACCGCCCGAGGCGATCGTCCGGCTGGGAATGGCGCACGTGCCCCAGGGCCGGCGCCTCTTCGCGGATCTGACACTGCAGGAGAACCTCCTCGTCGGCGCCTACGCCCGCACGGACCGCGGGGCGATCGCCGCGGACCTCCGCGACGTCCTCGACCTATTCCCGGTCCTGGGGGAGCGCCTTCATCTGACGGCCGGCCAGTTGAGCGGCGGCGAGCAGCAGATGGCCGCCCTGGCCCGCGCGCTCATGGCCCGGCCGCAGCTGCTGCTGATCGATGAGCCGTCGCTGGGGCTCGCCCCCATCGCGGTCCAGGGGCTCATGGACGCCGTCGACCGGCTGCGCGGGCGCGGCACGAGTCTTCTGCTCGTCGAGCAGGACGTCGCCGTCGCCCTGGAGCACGCCGACCGCGGGTATGTCATGGAGACGGGCCACATCGCGCTCGCCGACACCGCGAGCGCGCTCTTGCGGAGTCCGCGGGTGAAAGAAGCGTACCTCGGTGTGGCCGCCGGGAGCGCCGAGACGCTACAATAACTCGCGAGCGCTATGCCCGCGAATCTGACACCGCAATATCTCGAAGCCGAGCGCCGATTCCGGCAGGCCACCACGCCGGACGAGCAGCTCGAAGCGCTGGAAGCCATGATGGCCACGATCCCCAAGCACAAGGGAACCGAGCACATGCGCGCGGACATCCGCCGGCGCATGGCGAAGGTGCGGACCGAAGCCGCCCGCAGCCGGAAATCCGCCGCCAAGGGGCCGACGTGGCACCACGTGCCGCGGGAGGGCGCCGGCCAGGTGGCGCTCGTCGGAGCGCCGAACGCGGGCAAGTCGCGCCTGCTCGCCGCGTTGACCAACGCGAACCCCGTCGTTGCGCCGTACCCGTTCGCGACCCGGACACCCTTGCCGGGGATGGTGCCGTTCGAGGATATCAAGATCCAGTTGGTCGACCTGCCGCCGATCGCGCCCGAGACCGCCGAGCCGTGGCTGTTCGCGCTCATCCGGCAGGCCGACGGCGCCCTGCTCGTGGCGGATCTCGCCGACGACGATCTGCTCGCCTCGATGGATGGTGTCATGGCGCTCACGGCGGAAGGCCGCGTCGAGTTCGTCCGTCGCCGGGGACAACAGGGCACGACGCCGGCCCTGCTCGTCGCGACGAAGAGCGACGCCCCGGACGCAGGCGTCCGCCTCGAACTGCTCCGCGAGGCCTACGGCGCGCGCTTCGACATCCTGCCTGTCTCGGCGGAACTCGGCGAGGGGCTGGAGACGCTGAAGCCGGAGTTGTTCCGGCTGCTCGGCGTGATCCGCGTCTACACCAAGGCGCCGGGCCGCCGCGCGGACAAGTCGGTGCCCTACGTGTTCCGGCGCGGCATCACGGTTGAGGAAGCCGCCGCGGTGGTCCACAAAGACTTCGGCGAGCGGCTCAAGTACGCGCGGGTCTGGGGAAGCCACGACTCCGCGGGGGGTGGCGGCCGCACGT
This window encodes:
- a CDS encoding ABC transporter ATP-binding protein encodes the protein MTPSSRGGAAPSSRRQSHEGGGGAAPAPLLHVERLDAGYGGVQVLWDVTLEVRRGEVVALVGSNGAGKSTLLRAVSGLLRPWRGNVRWDGRDIAGLPPEAIVRLGMAHVPQGRRLFADLTLQENLLVGAYARTDRGAIAADLRDVLDLFPVLGERLHLTAGQLSGGEQQMAALARALMARPQLLLIDEPSLGLAPIAVQGLMDAVDRLRGRGTSLLLVEQDVAVALEHADRGYVMETGHIALADTASALLRSPRVKEAYLGVAAGSAETLQ
- a CDS encoding amino acid ABC transporter substrate-binding protein, which translates into the protein MVRAKSRVGIAIAAMVAMGALGVTAGALHGAEILKLGAPLAATGADAREGALAKQGYDLWAETVNARGGIKAGGQTYKVQIVYYDDQSKPQTSAELTDRLITQDHVALLLGPYGSPATFADAGIADKYKVPMVDSNGAAVKIFEQGYKYVFGVTSPAADYAAAMLKAATSLSPRPTTVAIVSADDLFSLEVANGAKDWADHNGLRVVYFQKYPVGANDLSAALTAVKAAGADVLIGSGHLQESLLTMRQAQSLEVNAKFFGFTVGPTTPDFVKALGPAAEYVFASSQWTPDVKYTGPLFGSTRQYAQVFMKRYGFEPDYHAANGSAGGLALQLAIQNAGGIDRQKVRDALAALDVTTFYGRIKFNEKGLNVYKPMVTVQIQHGKVVTVWPGNVAAAKTMYPTPVWTARK
- a CDS encoding GTPase, whose amino-acid sequence is MPANLTPQYLEAERRFRQATTPDEQLEALEAMMATIPKHKGTEHMRADIRRRMAKVRTEAARSRKSAAKGPTWHHVPREGAGQVALVGAPNAGKSRLLAALTNANPVVAPYPFATRTPLPGMVPFEDIKIQLVDLPPIAPETAEPWLFALIRQADGALLVADLADDDLLASMDGVMALTAEGRVEFVRRRGQQGTTPALLVATKSDAPDAGVRLELLREAYGARFDILPVSAELGEGLETLKPELFRLLGVIRVYTKAPGRRADKSVPYVFRRGITVEEAAAVVHKDFGERLKYARVWGSHDSAGGGGRTYEGQMVQHEHVLEDGDVLELHA
- a CDS encoding branched-chain amino acid ABC transporter permease is translated as MSPAAQIALQNAVNGLLIGGTYATVGLGMSLVWGVLNVINIAHGAFVMLGAYTTYWLFTLYGIDPFAALPLAGAALFVLGYGLQRVVVNQVIRASFLITFLLTFGFELLITNIALAAWTADVRAITTAYSGRSLHLGPVIVPAIRLMTLGAALLVAVLLHLLMSRTRLGSAIRATASDQEAARLMGIPIGHVYAITFAIALATAGIAGGLAGMSFPIYPAMGANYTFIGFVVCVLGGLGSVAGALVGGLIFGLLTTYAAGWLGPNYDYIVAFSALILVLLVRPAGLLGRAARFRG
- a CDS encoding branched-chain amino acid ABC transporter permease, which produces MTGQVPRETGQEDAKRPEVPRETGQEDAERPEVPRETGRDLRGLAVPAAVLVVALALPGVLNTYYVRILTGIFLFGILASAWNLIGGYTGYPDFGGAAFLGIGAYTTGIVMVRAHLPFAAALPAGCVVAAAAATGMGALLLRLRGHYFAIATLGFMFVLRQLTANLEITGGGSGMNLPAASDFKIFYYWMLAALVLSVSAGFALPRTRAGYAIAAIRENQDAAQVLGIEPLPYKILAYAANAFLFAAAGGIYAYWLTFIEPLSVFNIDFTVQAVVMALFGGPGTVFGPVAGAIILKTLDVALTNVSLFLHNVFFGALVCVLVIFAPRGLAELFRASSGEGGPAGLRASIRDALQENRV
- a CDS encoding ABC transporter ATP-binding protein, with translation MPLLTAMGVTKFFGRLAAVHRVDLAIEPGEIVGLIGPNGAGKSTLVNVITGMEAPTAGRVEFAGSDITGRRPAAIARLGIARTFQIAQPFRNMSVRQNVAVPLLFRAAPAAGVADALRRADEVLEAVGLAAKRDLPARVLTTPDLRRLELAKAIALRPRLMLLDEVMAGLTHAETDADMALLRRINAQGITLLVIEHVLRVVMGLCRRVVVLHHGSKIAEGSPQQVTSDPAVIDAYLGPRHALRGGPGSR